One stretch of Chryseobacterium fluminis DNA includes these proteins:
- a CDS encoding Crp/Fnr family transcriptional regulator, giving the protein MIIDENLLLQYGANYEKYNCNDLIFHEGDQPRFYYQIVKGTIEVSNYHDGGRECLYNIMTDGQCIGESLLFIDRPYQSNAIAKSKITLLKLAKTQFLELLANHPDATARMFKCLAEGIYFNHMMVFNMTSPDPCFKIKTVMEYYKNCNLKKSPYSYQIPFTRKQIANLIGLCTETVIRNVKKMERKQIIKIENGKIYY; this is encoded by the coding sequence ATGATTATTGATGAAAACTTGCTCTTGCAATATGGCGCAAATTATGAAAAATATAATTGTAATGATCTGATTTTTCATGAAGGAGACCAACCGAGATTTTATTATCAGATTGTAAAAGGAACTATTGAAGTTAGTAATTATCATGATGGAGGAAGAGAGTGCCTTTATAATATAATGACGGATGGTCAATGTATTGGAGAATCTTTATTGTTTATTGATAGGCCTTACCAATCCAATGCAATCGCAAAAAGTAAAATTACTTTACTAAAATTAGCAAAAACACAATTTTTAGAGTTACTGGCAAATCATCCTGACGCAACAGCACGTATGTTTAAATGCCTAGCGGAAGGAATATACTTTAATCATATGATGGTGTTTAATATGACGTCACCAGATCCATGTTTTAAAATCAAGACTGTTATGGAATATTATAAAAATTGCAATTTAAAAAAATCCCCTTATTCTTATCAGATTCCATTTACAAGAAAACAAATAGCTAATTTAATAGGGTTATGTACAGAAACAGTTATTAGAAACGTGAAAAAAATGGAACGAAAACAAATCATAAAAATCGAAAACGGTAAAATTTACTATTAA
- a CDS encoding IS3 family transposase (programmed frameshift) translates to MATPKKKPTEKFVKDIRQNTRRIFTAEQKILIVMEGLRAETSVAELCRNHNIAQSQFYAWNKEFMEAGKKRLNGDVAREATSDEVSDLKKENARLKEIVADLVVRYDIVKKSRQAGLIDKYRKYMRLSAAEKYEIIQTVTTSELGVKRTLESFGIARSSFYKWYQSYLENGYDGLETTKRTNHRQWNSIPERQKDLVVEIALEHTELSARELAYKITDEQSVFISESSVYRILKQRDLIPAPNHFLLSAANEFKDKTEFVHQMWQTDFTYFKIIGWGWYYLSTILDDYSRYIIHWELCDSMKAEDVKRTVDTAIKKAKLKTKAKPKLLSDNGSCYVSNELKSYLKDDLRMKQVHGKPMHPQTQGKIERYHRTMKNVVKLNHFYHPEELIQALEKFVENYNNKRYHESINNLTPADVYFGRSEQILEKRKQTKAESIRKRRQIYNQQKLVSL, encoded by the exons ATGGCAACACCGAAAAAGAAACCGACCGAGAAATTCGTAAAAGATATTCGGCAGAACACCCGCAGAATATTCACTGCAGAGCAAAAGATTTTAATCGTGATGGAAGGTCTTCGAGCGGAGACTTCCGTAGCCGAACTTTGCAGGAACCATAATATTGCACAGTCGCAGTTTTATGCCTGGAACAAGGAGTTTATGGAAGCAGGAAAGAAGCGCTTAAATGGAGATGTCGCTCGCGAGGCTACGAGTGATGAAGTATCAGATCTGAAGAAGGAAAATGCACGTTTGAAAGAGATCGTAGCTGATCTGGTCGTTCGCTATGACATTGTAAAAAAAAGT AGACAGGCTGGATTAATCGATAAATACAGGAAATATATGAGATTATCGGCAGCTGAGAAATACGAGATCATTCAAACGGTAACCACAAGTGAACTCGGCGTGAAACGAACCTTGGAAAGTTTTGGAATTGCTAGAAGCAGCTTTTACAAATGGTATCAAAGCTACTTGGAAAACGGCTATGATGGCTTGGAAACTACGAAAAGAACAAACCATAGGCAATGGAACAGCATTCCTGAAAGACAGAAAGATCTGGTAGTAGAGATCGCTTTGGAACACACCGAATTATCTGCAAGGGAACTGGCCTACAAAATTACCGATGAGCAAAGTGTTTTTATTTCAGAATCTAGTGTTTACCGGATTTTGAAGCAAAGAGACTTAATCCCGGCACCGAATCATTTTCTTCTTTCGGCAGCAAATGAGTTCAAAGACAAAACGGAATTTGTGCATCAAATGTGGCAGACAGATTTTACTTATTTCAAGATCATAGGCTGGGGATGGTACTATCTGAGCACGATCTTGGACGATTACAGCCGCTACATCATTCACTGGGAGCTATGCGACTCAATGAAAGCCGAAGATGTGAAACGAACGGTGGACACAGCCATTAAAAAAGCAAAATTAAAGACCAAAGCCAAACCGAAACTGCTCTCGGACAACGGTTCCTGCTACGTCTCCAATGAGTTGAAAAGCTATCTGAAAGACGATTTAAGGATGAAACAGGTTCACGGAAAACCAATGCATCCGCAGACCCAGGGCAAGATTGAACGTTATCACAGAACGATGAAAAATGTAGTGAAACTAAATCATTTTTATCATCCCGAGGAACTCATCCAGGCACTGGAGAAGTTTGTAGAAAACTACAATAACAAGCGCTATCACGAGTCGATAAATAACCTCACTCCAGCAGATGTGTACTTCGGAAGATCAGAACAGATTTTGGAAAAAAGAA